The DNA sequence GGTAGACACTCTGGAATTCGAGATCAGTATGTTGTTTGTAAGTCTATTCATATCTATGGGTTATGCTCGGTGGTGACTGTCGAAATGATATAAATCACTCGGCTGAAGTCCGGAACTGGCCCGTATAGATCGCGAATTAAACTAGGAATCGCCAATCAGGTCCAGATGAAATTGGAAATGCTGCGAAAATGAACACATAATCGGCCTGGTTTTTCCAGGGAGGCGACGCTGTGTTTCCTTTGAATTGCGAACTTCTGCTGCAACGAGCGTGTCGTGGAGAGGTCAGTTTATGAAATTTGTGATATGCTGATGGACCGGCTTCGCCGATTCTGTTTCTCTTCACTACAATCCTCTCGATTGTAAGTCAGCGCTCTCTTTATCGTGATCGGATTGTTCCGGATGGAAGATTCTGCCCTCAACCAGCACAACTCCACTGTGACGCCGGGGAGCCTGCGCGAACTGACTAATGTGGCAGTGCCCCTGGTGCTGAGCTGCGGGTCGCTGTCGATCATGCATGTGGTGGACCGGATCTTTCTGACCTGGTGGTCGACGGATGCGGTAGCTGCGGCGTTGCCTGCGGGCATGATCCAATGGACGATCATGTCGATCGCGATGGGAAAAGCCATGTATGTGAATACATTCGTGGCACAGTACGAGGGAGCGAATCAGAGGCAGCGGGTTTCCGAATCGGTCTGGCAGGGCGTTTACCTGGCGCTGATTTGGGGCGGTCTGCTGCTGTTAGGCGTCCCTTTCGCGGGAACCTTCTTTCACTGGATCGGCCATACGCCCGAAGTCCAGGCGCTGGAAGCAGAGTACTTTTCGATTCTATGTCTGGGATCGGGGCCCGCGCTGTTGTCGACGGTGCTCTCCTGTTTTTATACGGGGCGCAGTCAGACCATGGTGGTGATGTGGGTTAACCTGGTGAGCGTGCTCGTGAATATGTTGCTGGATTACTGGCTGATTTTCGGAGTCGGACCGATACCGGCACTGGGAATCCGCGGCGCCGCGATTGCTACGGTAGCTGCGAATGTGGTGACACTGTTGCTGTATCTGTTTATCATTCTGGCCAAGCATGAGGCCCGTCTGTATGGACTGTTCAATCACTGGCAGTTTAATCGGGAACTGTTTGTGCGTCTGATCCGTTACGGATTTCCCAACGGGCTGCTGTATTTCATCGACATCATCGGCTTCACGCTGTTTATCGTACTGGTGGGCCGGATTGGTAAGATCGAGCTGGCAGCGACGACAATTGCCTTTAACCTGAACTCGCTGGCCTTCGTGCCTATGATGGGGGTCGGGACCGCGGTGATGACCCTGGTGGGCAAGCGGATTGGTGAAGGACGTCCGCAACTGGCGGTCAGAACCACCTGGAAAGCGTTTGCGGCCTCAGCGGCGTATATGCTGCTGTTTGCAGTGATATACATCGGCTTTCCCGATCTTTTACTGCGCCCCTACGAGCCGGATGTCATTACGGAAGACTTTCTGAAGGTCAAACAGGCGACGGTGATTTTACTGCGATTTGCGGCTCTGTTCTCATTCTTCGATGCCCTGGTGGTCGTCTTTGGGTCGGCCATCCGTGGTGCCGGCGATACGCGTTTCTGTATGTTCTTCTCGCTATTGACCGGCTGGGCGGTAATGGTAATTCCTACGTTCCTGATCTGGATGTATGCGGACGCCGACGAAAAGCTGTTTGGCAGCTGGGTGGCCTGTACTTCCTATATCTCGATCATGGGAGTCGGTTATCTGATTCGGTTCCAGGCGGGACGCTGGAAAGAGATGCGGGTGATCGAAGATCATTTTACGGAGCCGAGTGCGGAAGACAGCGAACAGCCCATGCAGGGCGCTTTGACTTAACGGAATTCGCTCTCAGCGGCGGAGATTCCATTTCTCCGTCGCGTATTTTTCCGTGACCAGCTGCTGGACGCGCTCGGCGGGCAGCGCGGGTTCTCCCTGGTCTGCCTGCCAGGTGTCGATCAATGCCTGCCTGAGTTCAGCGGCTGTTGCCGGGTAGTTGGTGACGAACTCAAGGTGACTGCGGTGCGAACGGTATTCAGGTTCCCGCTCCGGGCTGGTCAGGTAGCGGGGAATCAGGTCGAGATCGAAGTCATAGAGAATCGTGCCGTGATGCAGCAGGGTGCGCGTCAGCCATCTTTGGGAATTGCCTGAGAATTTGTGGCCCTCAATCGTCAAGTCGCTGATTCCCTGCAGGTCGATGTAATGTTTCGGGAAACGCGTGTTGAAGGTACCACGGATGCGGTCCAGGATGTCACGGGTGGTGGCTTCGATGCCTGCCAGATGCTGATCCGGGGAGATCCGCAGGAACAGGGAGAAGATAAAACACCCGGGGCCGAGCAACACGGTTCCCCCGCCGGTACAACGACGGAGGACCGGAATCTGATCCCGTCGGCAGGCTTCGAGATCCACGTTACAAGACGTCTGATTCGAGCTGCCCATGATGACCGTGTACTGGTCGACTTCCCAGAGCCTCAGGCAGCCGGCGGAATCCTGTTCGTTGATCTGGTAGAGCAGGCTTTCCTCCAGCGCCAGATTTTCTTCCGGCGTGGGGAAAACGGTTTCTGAAAGCTGACAGGCCTGCGGTTGCATTTCAGAAGTTGAGGGTACGTTTATCGACGGCCAGTGCTGCTTCCTTGATGGCTTCTGCCAGGGTCGGATGGGCATGGCAGCAACGGGCGATGTCTTCGCTGCTGGCACCAAATTCCATGGCGACGGCACATTCGGCGATCAGATCCCCGGCACGCGGTCCCAGAATGTGCACGCCCAGGACGCGGTCGGTCTTGGCATCGGCCAGCATTTTGACGCGTCCTTCTGTCTGTCCCATCGCGCGGGCCCGGCCGTTGGCCAGGAAGGGGAAGGAACCTTTGCGATAATCGATCCCGGCTTCTTTGAGCTGTTCTTCGGTCTTACCGACGGCAGCGATTTCCGGGTTGGTGTAGGCGACACTCGGGATGGTGTCGTAGTTGATGTGTCCATAACCGGTGACGAGGTACTCGGCGAAGGCAACCCCTTCGTCTTCCGCTTTGTGGGCCAGCATGGCCCCGCCGATGACATCGCCGATGGCGTAAACGCCTTTAGCAGAAGTTTCGAAGTGCGAGTTCACGGGAATGAATCCCCGTTGATCGACTTCGATACCGACGTTTTCGAGTCCCAGGTTTTCGGTGTTAGGACGTCTGCCGACGGCGACCAGCACGCGATCACAGCGGATTGACTTGCTGTCAGCGATTTCCACGTCGCAGGTTTTCTTGTTGACTTTCACGCCGGTTACGCGGCAACCCAGCTGGAATTCGAGTCCCTGTTTTTCGAAGATCTTCTGTGCTTCTTTAGCGATCTCGGTATCGGTCGTGGGGAGAATCCGGTCAAGGTATTCCAGTACGGTAACCTTGGCGCCCAGGCGGTTCCAGACAGCGCCCAATTCGAGACCAATCACACCACCGCCGATCACCACCAGGTGTTTAGGGACCTCATCGTAAGCGAGGGCTTCGGTGCTGGTGCCGACTTTGTCGCCATCGAGTTCGATGCCGGGCAGAGTGGAAGGTTCGCTGCCGGTGGCGATCAGAATGTTTTTGG is a window from the Gimesia benthica genome containing:
- a CDS encoding MATE family efflux transporter, with the translated sequence MEDSALNQHNSTVTPGSLRELTNVAVPLVLSCGSLSIMHVVDRIFLTWWSTDAVAAALPAGMIQWTIMSIAMGKAMYVNTFVAQYEGANQRQRVSESVWQGVYLALIWGGLLLLGVPFAGTFFHWIGHTPEVQALEAEYFSILCLGSGPALLSTVLSCFYTGRSQTMVVMWVNLVSVLVNMLLDYWLIFGVGPIPALGIRGAAIATVAANVVTLLLYLFIILAKHEARLYGLFNHWQFNRELFVRLIRYGFPNGLLYFIDIIGFTLFIVLVGRIGKIELAATTIAFNLNSLAFVPMMGVGTAVMTLVGKRIGEGRPQLAVRTTWKAFAASAAYMLLFAVIYIGFPDLLLRPYEPDVITEDFLKVKQATVILLRFAALFSFFDALVVVFGSAIRGAGDTRFCMFFSLLTGWAVMVIPTFLIWMYADADEKLFGSWVACTSYISIMGVGYLIRFQAGRWKEMRVIEDHFTEPSAEDSEQPMQGALT
- the lpdA gene encoding dihydrolipoyl dehydrogenase, producing MNHDLVIIGAGPGGYIAAIRAAQLGLNVACIEKERMLGGTCLRVGCIPSKALLESSELYREAEHTFKDRGINVGDLELDLAKMLSQKDRTVKTMGGGIDSLFKKNKITRYSGHATITAPGKVVVDDGNEQTELDAKNILIATGSEPSTLPGIELDGDKVGTSTEALAYDEVPKHLVVIGGGVIGLELGAVWNRLGAKVTVLEYLDRILPTTDTEIAKEAQKIFEKQGLEFQLGCRVTGVKVNKKTCDVEIADSKSIRCDRVLVAVGRRPNTENLGLENVGIEVDQRGFIPVNSHFETSAKGVYAIGDVIGGAMLAHKAEDEGVAFAEYLVTGYGHINYDTIPSVAYTNPEIAAVGKTEEQLKEAGIDYRKGSFPFLANGRARAMGQTEGRVKMLADAKTDRVLGVHILGPRAGDLIAECAVAMEFGASSEDIARCCHAHPTLAEAIKEAALAVDKRTLNF
- a CDS encoding lipoate--protein ligase family protein produces the protein MQPQACQLSETVFPTPEENLALEESLLYQINEQDSAGCLRLWEVDQYTVIMGSSNQTSCNVDLEACRRDQIPVLRRCTGGGTVLLGPGCFIFSLFLRISPDQHLAGIEATTRDILDRIRGTFNTRFPKHYIDLQGISDLTIEGHKFSGNSQRWLTRTLLHHGTILYDFDLDLIPRYLTSPEREPEYRSHRSHLEFVTNYPATAAELRQALIDTWQADQGEPALPAERVQQLVTEKYATEKWNLRR